In Desulfuromonas acetoxidans DSM 684, one genomic interval encodes:
- a CDS encoding Crp/Fnr family transcriptional regulator yields MILATPDDQCLRMKREFRFFHFLDEQDVSLLSPYFECRKLQQGDNLWLEGDRSSFVAFIVDGRIETKKETEFRGKQVVVGVYSHESLIGIVSILSNEPRPVTATALEESHLLLLHKAKFDEINQNYPELGGKLMKGMLFCLSMRLRQSYERLASIF; encoded by the coding sequence ATGATTCTCGCCACCCCTGATGATCAATGCCTGCGGATGAAACGGGAGTTTCGTTTCTTCCACTTTCTCGATGAGCAGGACGTGTCCCTGCTGTCGCCCTATTTTGAATGCCGTAAGCTGCAACAGGGCGATAATCTGTGGCTTGAGGGTGATCGCAGCAGTTTTGTTGCTTTTATTGTCGATGGTCGCATTGAAACCAAAAAAGAGACTGAATTTCGCGGTAAGCAGGTGGTGGTGGGTGTTTACAGCCATGAATCGCTGATCGGTATTGTCAGCATCCTGTCCAATGAACCGCGACCGGTGACGGCAACCGCGTTGGAGGAAAGCCATCTGCTGTTGTTGCATAAGGCCAAGTTTGATGAGATCAATCAGAACTACCCGGAACTGGGCGGTAAGTTGATGAAGGGGATGTTGTTCTGTCTGTCGATGCGCTTGCGCCAATCCTACGAACGTTTGGCGTCGATTTTTTAA
- a CDS encoding MlaC/ttg2D family ABC transporter substrate-binding protein, which yields MIKYIACLILCSVLVGGVAVAQPGPVSPRVEVQTTVDAILNQLRTLPADSTQRRQTISDLIREQFDFELMSQGALGRSWQSANTEQRRKFIELFTGLLEETYLGRIQSYTNEKISYGEEEIRQNRAVVETVIHTASVEIPISYKLFLQNNDWQVYDVIIEKVSLIRNYRSSYATILRRKGMDGLLEEMKEKLDSLHQRADVAQKDAA from the coding sequence ATGATAAAATATATCGCGTGTTTGATTCTTTGTAGCGTGCTTGTCGGTGGCGTTGCTGTGGCGCAACCCGGCCCGGTCAGTCCTCGGGTTGAAGTGCAGACCACGGTGGATGCCATTCTGAACCAGTTGCGTACGTTGCCTGCCGACAGCACGCAACGTCGTCAAACCATCAGTGATCTGATCCGTGAACAGTTCGATTTTGAGCTGATGTCCCAGGGAGCTCTGGGGCGTAGTTGGCAGTCGGCTAACACCGAACAGCGCCGGAAGTTTATCGAACTGTTTACCGGGCTGCTCGAAGAGACCTATCTTGGCCGGATTCAGTCCTATACCAACGAGAAAATCAGTTATGGTGAGGAGGAGATTCGCCAGAATCGGGCCGTGGTTGAAACGGTGATCCATACCGCGTCGGTGGAGATCCCCATCTCCTACAAGTTGTTTTTGCAGAACAACGACTGGCAGGTGTATGATGTTATCATTGAAAAGGTCAGTCTGATCCGCAACTACCGCAGCAGCTATGCCACCATTCTGCGTCGCAAAGGGATGGACGGTCTGCTTGAGGAGATGAAGGAGAAACTCGACAGTCTGCATCAACGTGCCGATGTCGCGCAGAAGGATGCCGCATGA
- a CDS encoding VacJ family lipoprotein, whose amino-acid sequence MKRMVAIFLLMMLLLATATVVVAAEEQPPPPLDLYGDLYGDDLAEPPTGDPLEVVNRGVFWFNDKMYFYLLKPVARGFRVVPEPARVGLGNMLDNIKSPIRAANALLQLKFKDCGTELGRLVVNTTLGIFGYYDAADIIWSIKKKDEDFGQTLGYYGVEEGFYLVLPFFGSSTLRDGLSLFPDMYVDPVFWTVRQEAAWGIKGTDVVNRISLDKDTYESIIEEQLDPYLFVRDAYLQNRAADVEE is encoded by the coding sequence ATGAAACGAATGGTGGCTATTTTTTTGCTCATGATGTTGTTGCTGGCTACTGCAACGGTTGTTGTCGCGGCGGAAGAACAACCGCCACCGCCGTTGGATTTGTACGGTGATCTCTACGGTGATGACCTCGCTGAGCCGCCTACCGGTGATCCGCTGGAAGTGGTTAACCGGGGGGTGTTCTGGTTTAACGATAAGATGTATTTTTATCTGCTTAAGCCGGTTGCGCGCGGTTTTCGCGTTGTTCCCGAGCCTGCTCGTGTCGGCCTGGGCAATATGCTTGACAATATCAAATCACCGATCCGGGCGGCTAACGCGCTGTTGCAGTTGAAGTTCAAGGACTGTGGTACAGAACTGGGACGTCTGGTGGTCAATACGACGTTGGGTATTTTCGGTTATTACGATGCCGCGGATATCATCTGGTCCATCAAGAAGAAAGATGAAGATTTTGGCCAGACCCTGGGCTATTATGGGGTGGAAGAGGGCTTCTATCTGGTCTTGCCCTTTTTCGGATCATCGACACTGCGGGATGGCTTGTCGCTGTTCCCGGATATGTATGTCGATCCGGTGTTCTGGACAGTGCGCCAGGAAGCCGCCTGGGGGATCAAAGGAACCGATGTGGTTAATCGCATCTCCCTGGATAAGGATACCTACGAGAGTATTATCGAAGAGCAACTTGATCCCTACCTGTTTGTGCGTGACGCCTATCTGCAAAACCGCGCCGCCGATGTTGAGGAGTAG
- the mlaD gene encoding outer membrane lipid asymmetry maintenance protein MlaD: MKRFNLEIVVGLFMLLGFASVVYLSVKLGDVSLFDNDHYRVKARFGSVSGLKLGASVQIGGVDIGKVATISLDPKSYDAVVALDIKNGIELQDDCIASVRTSGIIGDRYISILPGGSPMVIEEGGEIFETESAINLEELLSKYIFENN, encoded by the coding sequence ATGAAACGCTTTAACCTGGAGATCGTTGTTGGTCTTTTTATGTTGTTGGGCTTTGCCAGCGTGGTCTATCTGTCGGTCAAGCTGGGCGATGTCTCCTTGTTTGATAACGACCATTACCGGGTCAAGGCGCGTTTTGGATCCGTGTCCGGGCTGAAACTCGGAGCCAGTGTCCAGATCGGTGGTGTTGATATCGGCAAAGTGGCGACCATCTCGCTGGACCCGAAAAGTTATGATGCCGTGGTCGCGCTGGATATCAAAAACGGCATCGAATTGCAGGATGACTGTATCGCCTCGGTGCGCACGTCAGGCATTATCGGTGATCGCTATATCAGCATTCTGCCGGGTGGTTCCCCGATGGTGATTGAGGAGGGTGGCGAAATTTTTGAAACAGAATCGGCCATTAACCTCGAAGAGTTATTAAGCAAATATATTTTTGAAAATAATTAG
- a CDS encoding ABC transporter ATP-binding protein, whose amino-acid sequence MTTEREIVIELNQVEKSFGEQKVLDGVTLQVKAGTTTVIVGASGQGKSVILKHMLGLMKPDAGEVRVFGEDLSRANKHKLRQIRSYFGVLFQNVALFDSMSVYDNVALPLRERTHDNEAEIRDNVEEKLALMGLEGHGNKFPAQLSGGMQKRVGLARALVLNPKVVFFDEPTTGLDVSKSNEIYRLFFETQARLNYTAVIVSHDVPKIFKLSDYVALMAEGQLQGCMSPEAFQLSDNPLIRSFVTETMGPIYSSETEESLLYETL is encoded by the coding sequence ATGACGACAGAGCGCGAAATTGTTATTGAACTGAATCAGGTTGAAAAGTCTTTTGGCGAACAGAAGGTCCTCGATGGCGTGACCCTGCAGGTGAAAGCCGGAACCACCACCGTTATTGTTGGCGCCAGCGGCCAGGGCAAAAGCGTCATCCTCAAACACATGCTGGGTCTGATGAAGCCTGATGCCGGCGAAGTGAGGGTATTCGGTGAGGATCTCAGCAGGGCCAATAAACACAAGCTGCGTCAGATTCGCAGTTATTTTGGGGTGTTGTTTCAAAATGTCGCTCTGTTTGATTCCATGTCCGTGTATGACAATGTGGCCCTGCCGCTGCGTGAACGCACCCATGATAACGAAGCGGAGATTCGTGACAACGTTGAAGAAAAGCTCGCTTTGATGGGGTTGGAGGGGCATGGCAATAAGTTTCCCGCACAACTCAGCGGCGGTATGCAGAAACGTGTCGGTCTGGCTCGGGCTCTGGTTCTCAATCCGAAGGTGGTGTTTTTTGATGAACCGACCACCGGTCTAGATGTCAGCAAAAGTAACGAAATTTACCGGTTGTTCTTTGAAACCCAGGCACGACTCAATTACACCGCTGTTATTGTCAGTCATGATGTGCCGAAGATTTTTAAATTATCCGACTATGTGGCTCTGATGGCCGAGGGGCAGTTGCAGGGATGTATGTCCCCGGAAGCTTTTCAGCTTTCTGATAACCCGCTGATTCGCTCGTTTGTGACCGAAACCATGGGGCCCATTTACAGTAGTGAAACGGAGGAGTCTCTGCTCTATGAAACGCTTTAA
- a CDS encoding MlaE family ABC transporter permease, protein MRFVALLGHHTLHFLETAGRFGMFLLVSVYSMIKPPYKVKPIVRQIHFIGANSLFVILFTGLFTGMVLGLQGYYTLAKFGSVGFLGGAVALSLIRELGPVLAALMVIGRAGSAICAEVGIMRNSEQIDALECMAIDPISYLIVPKLVAGLIAMPLLTAIFDVIGIFGGFMIGVQLFDVSAGSYFQGMYSSVVWLDIEMGLVKSLVFGLLLVWICAAKGFYLHLERGGGFGAEGVSRTTTSAVVLASVSVLVWDYLISAILL, encoded by the coding sequence ATGAGATTTGTTGCACTACTCGGGCATCACACGTTGCACTTCTTGGAAACTGCCGGGCGGTTCGGCATGTTCCTGCTCGTTTCCGTTTATTCCATGATCAAGCCTCCCTACAAGGTGAAGCCGATCGTGCGTCAGATCCATTTCATTGGTGCTAACTCGCTGTTTGTCATCCTGTTCACCGGCCTGTTCACGGGAATGGTTCTGGGACTGCAAGGCTACTACACTCTGGCGAAATTCGGCTCGGTGGGATTTCTCGGTGGGGCGGTGGCGCTGAGCCTGATTCGCGAACTGGGTCCGGTATTAGCGGCTCTGATGGTGATCGGCCGTGCCGGTTCGGCCATTTGCGCTGAAGTGGGTATCATGCGCAACAGTGAACAGATCGATGCGTTGGAATGTATGGCCATTGATCCGATCAGCTATCTGATTGTTCCCAAACTGGTAGCCGGTCTCATCGCCATGCCGTTGTTGACGGCGATTTTCGATGTCATTGGCATTTTCGGTGGCTTTATGATCGGCGTGCAGTTGTTTGATGTCAGTGCCGGGTCGTATTTTCAGGGCATGTATTCCAGCGTGGTGTGGCTTGATATTGAAATGGGCCTGGTTAAATCGCTGGTGTTCGGTCTCCTGCTGGTCTGGATTTGCGCCGCCAAAGGCTTTTATCTCCACCTCGAACGCGGGGGTGGTTTTGGTGCCGAAGGGGTCAGTCGCACCACCACCAGTGCAGTGGTTCTCGCCTCGGTCTCTGTTCTGGTGTGGGATTACCTGATCAGTGCGATTTTGTTGTAA
- a CDS encoding DUF2760 domain-containing protein has translation MPVLTLFTIAVLSTLFYAEVPVQFQPSMQMAALALLLLQLVQSLLKLSKNNRPEQQPEPEPVEVPQPAAAVQYDSSDDCDAAVVQLMARLQEKGRLIDFVMDDISAYDNESVGAAARIVHQGCCDVVADYFTIAPVYDGEEMEEIRLEENYDSSQYRLTGQVPDQPPYEGQVLHRGWKTALINRPQMADVADAPSLKEIIAPAEVEVTH, from the coding sequence ATGCCCGTATTAACGCTTTTCACGATTGCTGTCCTCAGCACGTTGTTCTACGCCGAAGTCCCCGTTCAATTCCAACCGTCGATGCAGATGGCCGCACTGGCCCTGTTGCTGCTGCAACTGGTGCAGTCGTTGCTCAAACTGAGCAAGAACAATCGCCCTGAGCAGCAGCCCGAACCGGAACCTGTCGAGGTACCCCAACCTGCTGCCGCGGTCCAATATGACAGCAGTGATGACTGCGATGCCGCTGTTGTCCAACTCATGGCGCGCCTCCAGGAGAAGGGACGCCTGATCGACTTTGTCATGGACGACATCTCCGCCTATGACAACGAATCAGTGGGCGCGGCAGCCCGCATTGTCCACCAGGGATGCTGTGACGTTGTTGCCGACTACTTCACCATTGCACCGGTTTACGATGGCGAGGAGATGGAAGAGATCCGCCTGGAAGAGAATTACGACAGCAGCCAGTACCGTTTGACCGGCCAGGTTCCCGACCAACCACCCTACGAAGGTCAGGTGCTGCATCGTGGCTGGAAAACCGCCTTGATCAACCGTCCGCAAATGGCCGATGTCGCTGACGCCCCCAGCCTCAAGGAGATCATTGCTCCAGCCGAGGTGGAAGTCACCCACTAG
- a CDS encoding hsp70 family protein: MTQPRYCIGIDLGTTNCVLSYVDRQQSQRGSQVLAINQWDSATTRIENPALPSFAYTPTTSERPQFSATGDAVPEPISGWIAGIYARQQMAFSPGRVIHSAKSWLCHADIDRTAAILPWQSEEIAETDKCSPVQASALYLRWLKEIWQRRMANQQNSDFDGQDIVITVPASFDEVAQELTLKAAKHAGYPKTLRLIEEPQAAFYFWLGRDQNLSQLHDLLEQSPRSSLRILVCDIGGGTTDLSLFDVRTDKQARTGLALERLAVSDHLLLGGDNIDLSLAHTLESRLVKPGKKLTGRQWNQLLAQARDLKERILGGEEQHSQVAADQTFTITLTGSGSGLFASTLSTRVKAEEIQRTILDGFFPQCSSSQRPVRSQQDHKEWGLPYAEDSAISHHLAEFVDGQPIDAVLFNGGTVTPVLLRERLHDLIRSWQPEQPPVVLHNESISMAVARGAARYGWILRQNEQESRIRGGHAHALYLEVVHGRKKKERSLVCILPKGLEAGQTVRIDATSFDLLVNQPARFQCWYASKRNQDRAGTVLDWNNREFHALPPLQTAIHLPPEYPTPANNRLRVSLEASLNELGLLQLYCVDQQDNGRWRLDFNLRKGVDEQQESTPRTTEFNADPHCEQAMPYITAIYGKKKRTDLPDIPAKQLIKSLEKQLGERDQWNSVTLRTLWPELGAGMTRKSRSLDHEVAWLYLAGFTLRPGYGVQHDESRMEELWRAWTLGMAFPKEKRSQSHWYLLWRRVAGGLNAARQQQVLDKILPVLRSSGDPMPEMVYLAAALERISPQIKVELIQRFATCLLKEKIRHKSPYIWALSRLLSRTPLYAGVDRIVHPREVTTLFDKVKDKNWREEPWKGLSGLFAMAARCTDQRDIDLDNSERQLIVAKLRESKADKLAIDQVAHFVPLSDDDREVQFGEALPAGLILIGAP, translated from the coding sequence ATGACTCAACCTCGTTACTGCATTGGCATTGACCTTGGCACCACCAACTGTGTGTTGTCTTACGTCGATCGTCAGCAATCGCAACGCGGCTCACAAGTTCTCGCCATCAACCAGTGGGACAGTGCCACCACCCGCATCGAAAACCCGGCGCTGCCGTCGTTTGCTTACACTCCGACAACATCTGAGCGCCCCCAATTCAGCGCTACCGGCGATGCGGTGCCCGAACCGATTAGCGGTTGGATCGCCGGGATCTATGCACGTCAGCAGATGGCCTTCAGCCCCGGTCGTGTCATCCATTCGGCTAAATCATGGTTATGCCATGCCGATATCGATCGCACAGCAGCGATTCTACCCTGGCAATCGGAAGAGATCGCCGAAACGGATAAATGCTCTCCGGTACAAGCCAGCGCCCTTTACCTGCGCTGGCTCAAAGAGATCTGGCAACGACGCATGGCCAATCAGCAGAACAGTGATTTCGACGGACAGGATATCGTCATCACGGTTCCGGCCTCCTTTGACGAAGTGGCCCAGGAGCTGACCCTCAAAGCGGCTAAGCACGCCGGCTACCCAAAAACACTGCGTCTGATCGAAGAGCCGCAGGCAGCCTTTTATTTCTGGTTGGGGCGCGACCAAAACCTCAGTCAGCTTCACGACCTTCTCGAACAAAGCCCACGCAGCAGTCTGCGCATTTTGGTATGTGACATCGGCGGCGGCACCACCGACCTGAGTCTGTTTGACGTGCGCACCGACAAGCAGGCCCGCACCGGTCTGGCCCTGGAACGACTCGCCGTCAGCGACCATCTGTTGCTGGGCGGTGACAACATCGACCTGAGTCTGGCACACACGCTGGAATCACGTCTGGTGAAGCCCGGGAAAAAGCTGACCGGGCGGCAATGGAATCAATTACTGGCTCAGGCTCGCGACCTCAAGGAGCGCATCCTCGGCGGTGAGGAACAGCACAGCCAGGTCGCCGCAGATCAGACATTTACGATAACACTGACCGGTTCCGGTTCCGGGCTGTTCGCATCCACCCTGTCAACACGAGTAAAGGCCGAAGAGATTCAGCGCACCATCCTCGACGGGTTCTTCCCTCAATGTTCAAGCAGCCAGCGCCCGGTCCGTTCACAACAGGACCACAAAGAGTGGGGCCTGCCGTATGCCGAAGATTCGGCCATCTCCCATCATCTGGCCGAATTTGTCGATGGACAACCCATCGATGCCGTGCTGTTCAACGGCGGAACCGTGACCCCCGTGCTGCTGCGTGAGCGTCTTCACGACCTGATCCGCTCCTGGCAACCCGAACAACCGCCGGTCGTGCTGCACAACGAATCGATCTCCATGGCCGTCGCCCGCGGCGCAGCGCGCTACGGCTGGATTCTGCGCCAGAATGAACAGGAAAGCCGCATTCGCGGTGGCCATGCCCATGCCCTATACCTTGAAGTGGTTCATGGGCGCAAGAAAAAGGAACGGTCATTAGTGTGCATCCTGCCCAAAGGGCTTGAAGCAGGCCAGACAGTGCGCATCGACGCAACCTCCTTTGACCTGCTGGTCAACCAACCGGCCCGTTTTCAATGCTGGTATGCCTCAAAACGCAACCAGGATCGGGCCGGCACGGTTCTCGACTGGAATAACCGGGAATTTCATGCCCTGCCGCCCCTGCAAACCGCCATCCATCTGCCGCCGGAGTATCCGACGCCGGCCAACAACCGGTTACGCGTCAGCCTGGAAGCCTCTCTCAATGAACTGGGCCTGCTGCAACTCTATTGTGTCGATCAGCAGGACAATGGCCGCTGGCGTCTCGACTTTAACCTGCGCAAAGGGGTGGACGAGCAGCAGGAATCCACGCCTCGCACCACGGAATTTAACGCCGATCCACACTGTGAACAGGCCATGCCGTATATCACCGCAATCTACGGCAAGAAAAAGCGCACCGACCTGCCGGACATTCCGGCCAAACAACTGATCAAGTCACTGGAAAAGCAACTTGGCGAGCGCGACCAGTGGAACAGCGTCACCCTGCGAACCCTGTGGCCGGAGCTTGGCGCTGGCATGACCCGAAAATCACGCAGCCTTGACCACGAAGTGGCTTGGCTGTATCTGGCCGGATTCACACTGCGACCGGGATACGGCGTTCAACACGATGAGTCGCGCATGGAGGAACTGTGGCGAGCCTGGACCCTCGGCATGGCGTTTCCCAAGGAAAAACGCAGCCAGAGCCACTGGTACCTGCTGTGGCGCCGTGTCGCCGGTGGCCTCAACGCAGCACGTCAACAACAGGTCCTCGATAAAATCCTGCCGGTGCTGCGATCCAGTGGTGACCCCATGCCGGAGATGGTTTATCTGGCCGCCGCCCTGGAACGGATCTCCCCGCAGATCAAGGTGGAGCTGATTCAGCGCTTTGCCACCTGCCTGCTCAAGGAGAAGATTCGCCACAAATCCCCCTATATTTGGGCGCTCAGTCGCCTGCTCAGCCGCACTCCTCTGTATGCGGGAGTGGATCGCATTGTCCACCCGCGTGAAGTGACAACCCTGTTCGACAAGGTGAAAGATAAGAACTGGCGTGAGGAGCCATGGAAAGGGCTGAGTGGCCTGTTTGCCATGGCGGCACGCTGTACAGATCAGCGTGACATTGACCTCGACAACAGCGAACGCCAGCTCATTGTTGCCAAACTGCGCGAATCAAAAGCGGATAAGTTGGCCATTGATCAGGTTGCTCATTTTGTGCCGTTGAGCGATGATGATCGTGAGGTGCAGTTTGGGGAGGCGTTGCCTGCGGGGCTGATTTTGATTGGGGCACCTTAG